The genome window CGCCCGACGCCAGCGCCACAACATATTGTGGGCGATTCGTGAATCGCCCCTACAAGAAACACGGCTGACCCCTTTATTGGACAGCCTCTGGAACCACGAGCACACGATTGCAGAACTTCAAATGCAGAACTTGGCCGGGTCAAATCAACAGCGCTGCGGTTAGTTGTCGTTCGGGAGAGTGCCGGTCCGCTTCAGGCTCTGCAAGTCAACTGCGGGCTTCGGGAAAGGCAGCCTCGATTCCGCGAGAGGTCACCTGCGCTTCCCCGGCTGCTTGCGAATGGAGATCGCGCCGAGGAAGGGAATCCCGTCTTCACCCACGAGACCTGTCGTGATCCTGGTGACTTCTCGCGCAGTGAGCCAGTCGATTTGGCGTCTCAGCATAAACGCCGCCTGTCCGGCCTCAATCTCTCTCACAGCCCTGCCGACAGGGCGTTGGCTGCCACGTTGATACCACTCGAGCCAGGCGAGCTGCGCCGGCAACTGGTTCGGGTTGAGAAACCCGACCGATATGAGGTCATAGGCAATTGTGTCCACCGGGTTGTCTCTCATCTCTAGGCAGCCAACAGCTTTGTGATCGACGTCGCAGGCCGCAAACCTCGCTCCCGATTGGTCGAGAGTGCCGTTGAATGCGAAGGACAGCATGTCCGGCGGCGGCATCCGGTAAGAGGCCTGCCGCAGCTTAAGAAGCGCCCTGATGTCATCACGGCTAGATATCTTCTCATCGGTCTGGCCTATGACAATAACGTGCTCATCCAGCCTGGTGTCAGGGCATTCGGCGATGTTGTCAAGCATCTCATCAATCGGAGCGAAGCGAAGCTCTCGGCCGGACAGGAGCACAGCAAAAGCCCGAACATGGTCAATAAAGATTGGCTCGCCATCCTTGACGAGTTCGAGCTTGGTTGCAACTATGGTGAGCGGCTCGGTTCCCTCGGGCAACTGATCGATGATTGTGCTGGCCAGACTCCTGGCCTTGCCTCCCAATCTGAACGGCCAGGGGAAGTCCATCGCCAGACCGAGATTGCCGGCTGCGATGAGGGCCACCAGCATAAAGACTGCAACGCTCGAGCCCCCGAGGCGCCCTCTTCTCCAGCCATATAATAGTAGAACGAGTGCTAGCACAAGTCCCCCCAGCACGAACGGAACGCTCTGGCCGCCCTGCATCACGAACGCGTAGAACGTGCCGCACGCCAGTGCGACGAGTAGGCCGATCTGAAGCAAAGTAATGCTGGAGCGGGGCCTCTCCTCGAAAGTCTTTAGGACCAAGACCAGCACAAGCGCGAATGCCACGCTGGCGGGATAGTCATGTCTATTCGCTGATCCCTGGAGAAAGGCTGGACTCAGCAAGACCAAGACTAGCAGAGCCAGAATCCGTGTTCTGGCCTGAAGCACGCATAATAGAACGAAGATCGCGCCAAGCGCCCCGAAGAAACGGTATTCAACTGGACACCAAAGGATTGTCAACAAGCCATGGACTGTCCTCAGCAAGAAACTAGGCGTGGTCTGCGGGATGTTAGTCTTAAAGGCCAGCGCAGACCTCAGCACCACGTAGCCAGCAACCAGGGCAACTGAGATCGCCACTGCAATCAGAATCCTTCTTTTCGCCCCTTCCACAGGTCTCTCGAAGGGGAGGAACCAGATAAGCCCTACAACGAGAGGCATGACCAGCGCAAACTCCTTGCTGGCGATCGCCAGTACCATAGACAGAGACAGGGCAAGCAGCGCGCCAACGCCGCCTTGACGCACGTACCTGACCGAGAACAGAATGGCTGACAGGAGAAATGCGGTGCAGATGGTAGCATTGTTGGCCGAGAGCCAGGCCACCGCCTCGAAGTTGAACCAGAAGACCGCAAACAGAAGCGAGGCGCACTGGGACCATACACGGTCGAGGCCTAGCACTCTCCGCGCAAAGACGAAAACGAGGACAGTGTTGATCAAGTGAATGAGGACGGCCACGGCGTGGTAATAGTCGATTCGTGTCCCAAACAGTG of bacterium contains these proteins:
- a CDS encoding glycosyltransferase family 39 protein; this encodes MGKTKALRFRHVWLWFLILGLLAVLYLPSLKFDFFGDDFVFYGYGDKELGDTLINSFFRGERPGLEPKVSRFFRPFADYVWALKFALFGTRIDYYHAVAVLIHLINTVLVFVFARRVLGLDRVWSQCASLLFAVFWFNFEAVAWLSANNATICTAFLLSAILFSVRYVRQGGVGALLALSLSMVLAIASKEFALVMPLVVGLIWFLPFERPVEGAKRRILIAVAISVALVAGYVVLRSALAFKTNIPQTTPSFLLRTVHGLLTILWCPVEYRFFGALGAIFVLLCVLQARTRILALLVLVLLSPAFLQGSANRHDYPASVAFALVLVLVLKTFEERPRSSITLLQIGLLVALACGTFYAFVMQGGQSVPFVLGGLVLALVLLLYGWRRGRLGGSSVAVFMLVALIAAGNLGLAMDFPWPFRLGGKARSLASTIIDQLPEGTEPLTIVATKLELVKDGEPIFIDHVRAFAVLLSGRELRFAPIDEMLDNIAECPDTRLDEHVIVIGQTDEKISSRDDIRALLKLRQASYRMPPPDMLSFAFNGTLDQSGARFAACDVDHKAVGCLEMRDNPVDTIAYDLISVGFLNPNQLPAQLAWLEWYQRGSQRPVGRAVREIEAGQAAFMLRRQIDWLTAREVTRITTGLVGEDGIPFLGAISIRKQPGKRR